The Cryptococcus depauperatus CBS 7841 chromosome 3, complete sequence nucleotide sequence AGGAGTGTGTTTGCTGTTGCATATGAGATGTAGTCGCTAATCTCTTCTGTAGGAAATTCTCTCAAAAGTACAAAGAGTACCACATGGAAAACAAGGCAGTCAACAGTCAACCACCAACCTCTGCCAAGTACCTGCTTCGCGCCTATCCTGTGAGCGTTGAGCGTGATGCGAGATTAGAAGCGgcggaagaagaatacCAGTATAAGTAAGCTAGTCCGCTCAATGACACTGATGCTTATTGTGGGCTGTAGAATCAGCCAAGCGCGAAAGATGTATGAGCAAGAACGTGAGACCATCGAGGCGCAATACTGGGAAGCTAGAGATCAAGTACGGCAGAGACTTTTGGGCGCcattgaagagagaaggaagcgTTTACGtgaggagaaggaaggagggGAGATAGTCACAGGTCCGCCATTTCATGGTTTTATACGCCAATACTAAACCAGATTGTAGAAACGCTACTGGAAGCCGATGTTCGCAAACCTAAACGTCGAACCTTTTTCATCCAGTCAGACAACGCTAGTGCCCAGTCAGACTCATCCAGCCGCGCAGGTTCATCTCGGGATGAGTCTctcgaaagaaaagtcaaccCCTCTGATCTTTTATATCACTCTGACCTTACCCCTACACTTGCTCTCATCTCTACAGAGGATATCTTGCCAATCGACTCTTCCTTGCACGTACGACCTGCGCCTGTGGGAGCAAATACTTACGTCCCTGTTCAGGCTGGTAAACGTGGTGGTCCCCGTGGAAAGAATAATGAAGCGAGCGGCGATGGTAAAGAAGTTGTCGCTCCTGGAACATCGGCTGCCCTAGGTATCACAGCGGCACAATCAAGTAACAGAAGTAGAGGTGTAGGCGGAACGAGAGACCAAGCCTTGACTCTTGGAAGAAGTCTAGCAGATTTATCAAAGATGACTCAGGCGGGTCAGCTGGAGATTGATGGAGATTGGGCTAGAATGCAGGGCAATACagggagaggaagaagaacaagaggaGATTAACGAGAAATGTTGGAGTTGCGACAAAGGGCGGTTATCATTGTTTTCTTATACTGCATGTAATGTTGTTTCAACGTTTGCAAGAATACAAGCAAAATATATTCATACAAAACCCTATCGGCTTGTCAATCATCATCTGAATCGTCTGAATTGAGATCTAATTGGAAAACGGCATCTGGATCATACTTTCTACTCGATTCCTCTTGTTGTTCTGGCTGGCGAGCATTGTCAAGTTGTTGCGGGCGAATGTGTTGTTCTACTGCCTCTAAGCACATTGATCTTTTGGGTTGCTGAGCTGGAAAACTCACCTTCGTATACATTACCAAACTGGCCAGCACCACTCATACTACCCGACAGCTTAAACAACAATCCCATTCTCATAACATTTTCTGACGGCCATGGTACATATTGATCTTTGTCTACGGGTAATATCAAGTTAGATACAGGTGCTGAAGAGTGCTTTGCCAGAGAGCGGGCATGTGCCATCAGCGTCTTGACTGAGATAGGTTCTATGATTTGTTAGATGGCATCCAAAAAAACAGCGGAGAGAACGACTCACCTCGCTCCGCTTGCTCTATAGCCTCCAGCTGTTTATTACCCAAatcaatcatctcttccaactctgTTCTCCCCTCTTCCAGACGCCGAATCATGTTTCTCACTCGCTTTTCCAAcccttcaatttcatcttttttcgCCATAAAATGTGACCATGCCTCTTGGTGTCTTCCAATCCCCTTGACAAGTCCAGAGATATCTATTGCAGATAACTGAAGTGCAGCGTGGACTTGGGATATCTGTGGAGCTGTCTGAGGAGATGGAAGCGATGAAAGTAACGTAAAGAGATGGTTTAGCAATAGAGATTGAGTGGTCAAGTTTTGTAGCAGAGACGTCTTTGGTGGCTGCGACGCTGGTCTCTGTGTCTCTGCTATTTCCTGTACCATTATCGCTTTTACAAAAACACAATAACAATAACAATGAAATAGATAAAAAATCAACATGGCTAAATGAATGTGGGGCTCCACATAGATAATTGTGAtgctgtttctttttctttcacatctttcaactcttcttttctttatacttgaattttcaaagatttgaTTGGTGGTTTACAAGGCTACAGTTGAAATGCCTACAAGACAAGGCTCTTTCATATGGAGAAGTAATGCCGCACTGTCTCTAGACATAAATGGATTATTGCAGCGCGCGAAAGCAGTACCAGGACAGGCCCTAGGGAGATATAAGAGGCtaggcaaaagaggaaaagtaaGCCTTATCACAGTAGTAAAATATGAAGCTGACACGCACTGATCAAGCTGGCTATCTGGTATTTGGTTTGTTCTCAAGGCTGTCGTACGCTTCTAATGCCATTTACAGGGCTGTCGCTGCactcaatctcatcctccTTGCCCTGGTTGTAATTATTACTCCGGCTCAGATTGGACAATGGCTCAATTCTCTCGCTCTGGAAGTCAAGGACATGGGATTAAAAGGCGTGGTGCTATGCAATATCTTTGCCAGTACGCCAACGAATCAACTCTATCTTCGCGTAACAAGCGCTGACATCATGCACAGTCTTGAGTTCACATCCACCTCTATTCGGATTCATGCCCACGCTCACTCTTATCGGCTTCGTGTATGGTATCTGGCCAGGCTTCTTGATTGCTGCAGTTGCCTCGATGCTTGGGGCGGGTATAGCCTTCCTCTCCGTTAGAGTGAGCTATCCATCTAGGTCAGAAAGTCTTGACTAAATGTTACATAGAGATTTTTCCTTGGTAtaataaagaaaaatgacAAGTGGGAGGCTTTTGGACATGTCATGAGGGCTAAGGGTCTGCCCCTAGTTATCATGATTCGTTATTGTCCTATTCCCTGGGGTATTGGAAACGGATTGTTCGCTTCCATCGAAAGCGTAAAGTTCTGGCACTTTATGCTCGCCAATCTGTGCGTATTTGGAAACCATTCATTGTGCGCAGCTGACCAAACGAAAGTGTTGTTCTGCCTCGGCTTCTGATTCCTGTGTTTATCGGTTCTCGCTTGACCTCTCTTGCCTCTGATTCTCTAAGCCACGATCCTTTACGTTTTTGGCTCAATCTTGTATCTATCGGTGTTTCTGCTTGTATCTCAATTGCAACAGGTATTGTCATCTATCGACTCACCCTCGAGCAGATGCGCAAATTAGATAGAAATGGTACTGGGTTGGGAGACGAAGAATTGGCTGCAGAAGCTTTCGAACAACAAGCTCTACTTGGCGACTATGATTCGAATGTGGACGAAGAGGCTGAACTATTGACTTCAACATCAGGTAGCcgaaggaaagaagagagaagccTGGCACAACGTCTTCAAGTCAATAGAAGTGACCAAATTATTCGTCGTACCAGCAGCACTGAGACAACTAGCGAGGAACTTGTGTGATGCTATTGTACAATCTTACATGTATCGTGCATAGCTTCCTGATTATGAAGCATACCAATCTAGAAATAGCAAACTCATACTCGCTCCTACAATGAATATGAGCAAAAATAGTCTTCcctctttccctctttctctcgcCTTCACCAGCTGCTCATTAGCCTTTTTCACCTCAGCAACACTTCCTACAGCATCCTGATATAACTGTTCCACCACTTCAGTTTGTTGAGCTAGATGTCTGACAAGTTCTGACTGTAGTTGCGATATTTCCAACAAGGATGATTCTGCCGAAAGCACTGATGACAAAGTTGACGACATGTGTTCCAAAAGTGCGTTGTTCTCAGACTCAAATTCCTGTATTTGCTGTTGAGACAGGACTTGCTCAATGGGGGGTTCTGAAGGATCTATAACTCCTAGACCTTGGGTATGTAAATGCGGATCTGTTTCAAGAGAATGACTGAAAGCTGGGTCATGGACATCCATAATCATTCCCTCAGGTATACTCCTCTTGGTTCCTCCTGACAAACCTATTCTCTCAGCTTCGAGAGCGGCTCCTGCACCAAGAGATCTATCACGTTCTTCGCGGCGCTTAGCTCGTTCATTTTGCATATCACTCACAGCGCCTGTGACTTTAGCTAGGAACTCGTTCAAAGTCCAAATGATGGAAGCGCGATGAGCAGAAATGAGAGACTCGAAGTTGTTTGTTGGTGGAAGTGACAATGATggaaggaaggagaggatAGTTGATGTAGGAATGACCGTTGAAGCCACCTTTGATTTTCGGACTGCAACCACACAAAATTAACGCTTAATGTTATAAGTATCAGCTTCTGCTCACTCTGTTCAGCTTTCTCCAAGATCCCAACTCTCTCTTTGCATCGTCTAAGTATCATTCGTGCCCTCAGATCAATCTCATCCCTTTCCCGATCTGTCAAGTACTTTGCTTTTTCCCATTTactccatctctcttcttgctccttATTGAAGGATTCGACAGGTTTTGAGTGACCATGGCGGCGGGACAAAGGCGGCGGCGCAACAGTCGACAGATACGCTCTACGAATAGAGTTTAAAAGATCTTGTAGTGATTGCAGATGATTGCGCTATACTGTTATCTCAGCTAGAGTAGACATAAGCATGACGTCCAACATACTATTTGATAAGATTCTTCGAGAAAAGCCTCTTCCTTCACGCCTCCAACATTTTTAACCTTGAGCTTCCGAGAAGATGACCTCGTAGGAGATTTTGAACGAACAGATAATGGGATGGCATCTATTTGAGAGGAAAGAATAGATTTGAATACAGCAGTTTTGTCGACACCTGGCATGTGTTGGATATTCTCACAGTATAGGAGGAAACTGCTTGATgaaaattgaagaagaaatgtaGTATGTTGTATGTCTAATTATGAAAGTTTATGAAAAACGAGCAAAAGGTGGTTTAACATTTTGTGATGTCATCACattatcattcaacaaagacTATCTCTTGTTGTTACTTGAATTGTTCTTATTAATGAGAGCAAAATGTATTATCTGTCAAGTTTTCATCTATTTGGGACATTTTGAATCCTTGTGCCGTTTAATAATTGATCAAGAGTTATGAACGCAGATAAATAGTATGTGGACATTAAAGATGCTTTTTTGCTTGAGAATTATAACAGCTAGAAGATGTCAGTTTCTCTAGATTCTGCTTGGAATCACCTAGACCACTGAACGATGAATTTGCAATGGACAGCACCGATGGCCTGGTTAGCATATTATGATCCTTCTTGGTTCTTTTTGATAGTACAATGCTTCAAGCTTAACGTTTGTCGAaaaatctttctcttgacAAACTAAAGCAACTGAGTGTTAAGCTGGCAAGAAGAGTGCCTAGTAGCAGGGACATTGAGCATGTAGTCATGTCCTTCCAAATTCAATTGCTTGGCTGCTATCCACACCGTCAGCggcaagatggaaaaggcgTCAGAGTTCAGGAAGATAACACAAAAGGCAATGGAATTGAGGCCGGCATAGGAGTACCATGGTCgtagagatgaaggataaTAACGTACAAGGTGGTTAGATCAAGTCGAACAGCTGCGGCTCTGAGTCATGAGCTAGAAAATCGCTTCTGTAAGACCAACCATTCGCTCCGTAGTAGATATTGCTAGCCATTGCGGGTGATGTTTGACAAGAGACATGGTTAAGGAGACGCTGTCTCTTTCATATATAAACGATCAACAGCGGACTGGTCAGTTGGCCATAAGCAGCCATTTCGTAATgcctctcttcttgagaaaGATTGGGTTCCTGGTTAGTGGTGTGATTAGCCCCCCTTCTATAGGGCAATTGAATACGGCTAACACAAACGGAACCACAAAAAAGTCATTCAATGATGTATTGTAAGAACGAAAGGCTTATACAAAGATTGATTTCGTGCCCTGTTTTTGAGGCCAGAACGGTTTGAATTATTACGAGAGCTCAGCAGAGTGAGCTGTTTTGATATTTCCGCAAGAACGATAGATACGGGAGTTTGAAGTACGGTAGGAGTCGTTAATGGTGGTGGACGATCGTAGCAAGAATGTCGTTTTTATGCATCTTCTGTTGAATGCCAACCAACAGAAAGAGGCCCAAGCAATCAGACATCGAGCCTTGTTCCTATGGTAGCATCCATACCAGTTACAATGGGTATCTAGCCTCAGACTGCAGGCAACCAACAGAGAAGACTGACAATCGCATAAAGTGCCAATCGTGGACCGCATGATGTATCTCTGATATTTGACATTTTGTCATGATAAATCAAAATGCGTGATGGCTGTCGTTTCGAGTCTTTGAAAGTGtatggaaaaggaagacaagCCGAATTACGAAAAGTCTTCTCTTCTGCCGATTGCTACTTCATGTCTAGAATGGGATAAAGGATATTTGgtcttggaaaagatttGTAGGCGACGTTGATTGCGACACCAAGTGAGATAGCGAGCTTTTTGTGTCGCGCATATATCTGTATACACCTGTTCTAGGCATCATTGATAGCGGCTTTTGTGTCGCGCATATATCTGTATACACCTGTTCTAGGCATCATTGATAGCGGCTTTTCTGTCGCGTTGTTTTTGAGCCACCTCGAAAATCAAGGAAAAAACTGAGAAATGTCTTCTTGAATCCACAAACTCGTTCTCATGATCTATTTCGTTTGGAGGATTCGGTGCCTCGAGTTTGAAAAGAGCTGCGTTAGTCTGAAAATGACGCCTGATACTGAACACTCTTGTGATAGACCTAATTCGCAAAAACTTACGCGTTATCCCCTAAACattctcagcttctttaTTCTTAAATCAAGTTGCCTCGCTCAAGCCTCGTGAAGGGAAAGCCATGGATGTAGGCAATGTAATAAAAGGGTTGTTTTGGTCTCTTTGCGCTGTAAAAGTATTAGAAAACACAAGACAAGCAAAATAAATTACTGAAGGATAATGACTTGTCGAAGATTGAGTGATGGATAGGCGCAGAGAACATTGTGAATAGGCAAGCGGATCATTGACACGTCTAATTGTATAGCTTGTAGTTtaatctttgagaaaccTTTATTATCGTTCTTATGTACTCTCTTATATATGTTTTATATAGACAAGCTCAAAGTATTGACGAGACTGAACCAAATACAGCCATGTGAGAATTTTGAAATTGATTCCGCTCGACGCGAACGCGAGAACACGCGGTTCCTACATTTCTATATGTtcaattttcttttataattccattattttcttttgtgcTCCTCATTCATCCCAAAAAAACCCGCGCGCTCCTGTCGAACCATATCGGATTCTATTCTGCTTCAACCTCCGAATCTCTAATTATATCTGTAATTGAACTTGCAATAATACGCAACGCGGTCTTATCGCTATACGTTACCATaaatctctctttctagAAGCCAACATCTGAGCAATCATGGCTCCTGGGAAGCCCGCCACGCTTGAGGAGCTCTCTGAGAGGTGCGTTCGTTAGCTCGGTATTGGGGCAGGCTTTACCTCGAGATCGTCTACTTAATTGTTTGATATTGACCTTTTTTCTCAGAATAATCTATTCCGATCGATGTAAGCTTCGACTGCCTTAACAAAACTTCGCATTACGGATTTTATCTGATCTCCTTCTTGTACAGACTCTGACGACAAATTTGAGTACCGTCATGTcattcttccaaaacaaaTGCTCAAACTTATTCCTAAACGATACTTTGCCTCTGACGACTCTGGCTTGTTGAGGATCTtagaagaggatgaatgGCGTGGCATTGGCATCACCCAGTCATTGGGTTGGGAACATTTTGAAGTTCATGGTGAGTCATTGTTGATTTTAATCAATTGTGAAATATGTTAACGAGAAATTAGCTCCTGAACCTCATATTCGTATGTCtgatttcttcattctttaGTCATGGTTACTAAGATGTTTTTACATACAAGTTCTCTTCCGACGACCACTTGTAAGTGTACTACCATGTCATTGACTTTTACAATGGCAACCTTGGCTGACATGACATGACAGCCTAACCCACCATCTAAACGATAGACATTTCTGTTTCCACCCTGCATATGAAAGAGTACGGTGCCTTTGTTGTCAGTCTTTACGATTCAACATAAGGACAGAGTGTTAGCTGGTCTGATCAACCATGGTTCGGCTCGACATCTATGACGCATCATTACATCTATGTCGACTCTCATGCTTCACAGGTAACCATCAGCTTTCAATCGTACAACGTTCTTGCtcattgtttttttttccttccatATCTCATTCATTTGGTTCAAAATTTATGCCATGTATAGGGTCGTCTCTCGGTAATATTGTTGACTGTTACAAGGAACAGACAAAAGACTCATTAATGACTTTGGTTAATTCTTCATTAGCGCTGCCCAAGGATCTGAAAAATTTGCCATTCAATAGTTGGATGTCTTTGGATTTTTTAGAATCTGGCTTCAGCTTATCATCTGAGACAATAAACGAATATAATAGAGACAGCTGTCTTAAATGGGGTTTCAGTCATGAAAACGTTCATGCTTTCATTGTAACTTAAAGAAATTTCAAGAACCGCAATCTTGTTCCATTCGCATCGCATCCTTCACATAAACATTGAATGCAAAGCTCAGCTAAAATACAGTGGAGGGAAGTGGAACGCTCAATGCATAAGACGTTGACGAGCAAACCCATCCCTCATTAATAGACAGACTGATTGCTCCCCAAATCTCAATTCAAATGCCAGAGGTACATACTTTGGATAACGACACGCTTAGTCAAAGAGACCGAAGCCCTACAGCACTCGTTAGTACACACGTTTGCAGTGAGCTAAATGATACTAACCATGTCGTCATCAGATTCCTCCTTagcctcctccttctcctcaacAGGAGCGGCCTCAGCAGCAGCACCACCAGCAGCGGCGCCACCAGCAGAAGCAGCGGGAGCGGCGCCACCGGAAGGAACGGAAGCAAGCTTAGAAGAACCCTCGGCGATGAGCTACACACAATTGTCAACAGTTATCCTTGGTGAATTATTGCTTGGGCAAGTAATCGAGTCCATATTCCCAGCATCATCCGTAGACATGGATCGAGCTTGTCTCCCAAGTTCCAAAAAAACGTATAATCTGTGCCGTTTCGGGTACTCTCTAAACACTTTTTTTATCACAACATCACATACCTCGTTGATATCCTTGCCTTCGAGCTCAGAGATGAGCTTGGAAAGTCTGTCCTCTTCAGCCTCAATGC carries:
- a CDS encoding cyclin-dependent kinase regulatory subunit, whose product is MAPGKPATLEELSERIIYSDRYSDDKFEYRHVILPKQMLKLIPKRYFASDDSGLLRILEEDEWRGIGITQSLGWEHFEVHAPEPHILLFRRPLPNPPSKR
- a CDS encoding 60S acidic ribosomal protein P2; protein product: MMNRQDTMKLIAAYLLLQQGGNASPSAADIKALLETVGIEAEEDRLSKLISELEGKDINELIAEGSSKLASVPSGGAAPAASAGGAAAGGAAAEAAPVEEKEEAKEESDDDMGFGLFD